From Watersipora subatra chromosome 8, tzWatSuba1.1, whole genome shotgun sequence, a single genomic window includes:
- the LOC137402300 gene encoding tigger transposable element-derived protein 1-like, translating to MGINLQWISGRNCSKNAVPVASRTGIHSTIRLKEAASSNKKEADHFLKKFEELISNEGYIPQQVFNCDETGLFWKKLPRRTYITAEEIKLPGHKPMKDRLTLALCANASEDLKIKPLLVYHSENPRAFKAHKITKDRFALFCKSNSKAWVTRAIFIECTNVCFGSAVREYLGTNNLPLKCLLVLDNAPAHPPGLEENLHSDFFFIKVLYPPPTPPHSSGL from the coding sequence AGCAGAACTGGAATCCACTCAACGATTAGGCTTAAAGAGGCTGCCAGTTCGAACAAGAAAGAAGCCGACCACTTTTTGAAGAAGTTTGAAGAATTAATTTCTAATGAAGGCTACATTCCTCAGCAAGTTTTTAATTGCGATGAAACTGGCCTTTTTTGGAAAAAACTGCCTCGCCGCACATACATCACTGCTGAAGAAATAAAACTCCCCGGCCATAAACCGATGAAGGACAGACTCACTCTTGCACTTTGTGCAAATGCTAGTGAAGACTTGAAGATTAAGCCGCTACTAGTCTACCACTCAGAAAATCCTCGTGCATTCAAGGCACACAAAATTACAAAGGATAGGTTTGCGTTATTTTGCAAATCTAATAGCAAGGCCTGGGTTACAAGAGCCATATTCATTGAGTGCACCAATGTCTGCTTTGGTTCTGCTGTAAGGGAATATTTAGGCACGAACAATCTCCCTCTAAAATGTCTTTTAGTACTTGACAATGCCCCTGCTCACCCTCCTGGTCTGGAAGAAAATCTACATTCAGActttttttttatcaaagttCTCTACCCGCCGCCAACACCACCCCATTCCTCCGGCCTATGA